The DNA region CCGGAACTGGTTCAGGACATCAAAAAAAGGATTGAAGCCATCGACATCGACGATGTACAAGATAGCGGGATCGTAGAGCAATTGATCGAGGAAACACCGTGGTCTCCGTTTCCGCAGCTTCAAGCGACGGAACGCTCGGATAAAGCGGTGAGCGCCCTGATGGGCGGAAAGGTTGTCATCATGCTGGACGGCACGCCGTTCGTGCTGATAGCTCCGATGACTTTCTGGATGCTGGCCCAATCCCCGGAGGATTATTACGAACGGTTCCCGTTAGGGTCATTTTTTCGCATTCTTCGTCTAATGGCGTTGTTTATAGCAACTTTCCTGCCTTCCCTATACGTCAGCTTGGTTTCCTTCCATCCCGGGCTCATCCCGCCCGATCTGGTCATGTCCATTGTGGCCTCGCGGAAAGGCATCCCTTTTCCGGTCTTTGTCGAGGCTCTAATCATGGAAGTGTCATTGGAAATCCTGCGCGAGGCAAGCTTGCGGCTGCCCAAAGGCATAGGCCAGGTCATCGGCATTGTTGGAGGGCTTGTCATCGGGGAAGCGGCCATTGAGGCGTCGATCGTCAGTCCTTTCATGGTGATTATCGTCGGGGTTACCGCGATCTCATCCTTTGCGAGTCCGCAGTACAGCGGCAGTATCGGCATCCGCCTGCTGCGCTTCCCGGTTATGCTGGTTGCCTCGGTATACGGGCTCTACGGGGTGATCCTGTCGTTCATATTTCTGGGTGCCCATATGGTTCGGATCAAAAGCTTCGGCGTTTCTTACATGGCGCCTTTGGCCCCGATCCGATTAAGAGATCAGCAAGATACTTGGGTTCGCGTTCCTTTCAGGTATCTCAAAAAGCGTTCATTAACGTTAAAAACTCAGGACGAGACATTGTCCCACAGAAAAAGGAAGTAAACCTATGACAGCTTTTATCTTTCGGTTCCGCCGCATCCGGCTGCTGCAAAAATGCATTGCCGGATGGATGGCCTGCGCCGTGCTTGCCGGTTGCTGGGACAGCAGGGAAATCGAAGACTTGAGCATCATTCTCGGCGTTGCCATCGATATGGATCAGGATATGCTTGAACTTACTTATCAGCATTTAATCGCTCAGAAAAAACAAGAAAATGCATACACCAACATAACAACGCTTTACGGGGATTCCATCCAGTATGCCTCTAGAGAACAGGCGAAACAGGTGGCTCGTGCACCCTTGTACAATTTTATCCGGCTGGTCTTGATCAGCGATCAGGCTTTGCGGAAGTGGCGGATCGACCAATTGCTGGATACGTATAACCGCTCCTACAAAACGAGCCGAAATTCGGTTGTTATGGTTGTGAAGGGCAGTGCCAAAGAAGCTCTGACGAAGACGGGCAAACATAAAGACATCCCTTCCGTGGATTTGAGGGATCTAGCCAAAAACAGCGCTTTAAACGAAAAAATACCACCAAAGATCACGTTGGGAGACATTTCGATCCGGATTTCGCAGGGAGCCGATTTTTTAATTCAACGGCTGGATACCGGCGAAGGCGGCAATCGTCTGACAGGCGCGGCCCTGATCAGCGGCCAAACGAAGAAATTTGCCGGCTGGCTAGACGAGGAGGATATCAGCGGGATCAATTGGATGCTGGGAAACACGGAGGGGACTGTTGTTAAAGCCGAGGATCCGCGGACGAACCACGCGATGGTATTTGAAGTCGACAAAGTGAAGAGAAAACTCATCCCGCGTGCCAATGGACAGGATATCTCATTTACGGTCCGGATTAAAACCGCCCTTAATCTGAACGAGAACCGGGTTGTCTCTGCCGATCTTCTGAAGGAACCGTTTCTGCAAACGGCCAGGGAAGCGGCGCAGGAAGAAATCAAAGAGAGCGTGCTTCGGTCTTTAAGCAAACTTCGGAAGGAAAAAGCGGATGTGGCCGGTTTTCGCACAAAAATAAAAACGGACTATCCCGAAGCCTGGGATCGCGTGGAGAACAACTGGCCGGATACTTTCAGTCAAATCCCGATCGACGTTCTGGTGGATGTTGAAGTAAGGAGAACGGGAGCTTATTCTAAAGGAGCGGGGTCGCCATGACAAATCTGCCTACCATGAAACATGAAAAAATCTCCACTCTACAAACCGTTCTTACGGTCACCTCGACCGTGTACGCCGTGGGAATTGTGAGTTTGCCCAGAAGTATAGCGGAAAAGACGCAAACTCCCGATGTTTGGCAGGGACTGCTCTTGTCCAGCTTGCTGGGTTTGGTCGCCGTTTTTATCAATGTGAGCTTATGCCGGCGATTTCCCGGGGAGACGATTTATAAGATAAGTACACGGGTTGCGGGTAAATTTATCGGACACCTCATCAACCTTTCATTTATTGTATACTGCCTGTTGGTCTGCTCGCATGTAGTAAGAATGATGGCGGAATTTATCAAAGCTCTGGCCCTGGAGAGAACACCGATCAGCGCGATTCTTATCCCGTTTCTGCTGCTTGTCGGTTATTTGACCTCGGGCGGCCTTCATGTGATGGTGCGGTTGGTGGAGCTTTTTTTCCCTTTAACCTTTGTCGTTTTTTTGCTGCTGATTGTTCTCAATATCAACCATTTCGATCCGGATTATTTGCGTCCCGTTTTTCATAAGGGATGGAGGCCGATCCTTCAATCTCTGGAGGTAGTTCCCTTTTCAACCCTAGGTTTCGAATCCATGCTCATCTTAACGAGTTTCATGGTTCATCCGCAAAAGGCGTGGAAGGCGGGGGCGATCGGCTATGCCGTCGCCATGGGGCTGTATCTCCTCATGGTCACGATGGTCATCGCCTGCATGTCCGTGGAAGAAGTTTCCCGCTTGCAGTGGCCGGTTGTTTCTTTTGCCCAGCAAATCGAATTTCCCGGCGCGTTCCTGGAACGGTTTGAATTGTTGTTTATCGTTTTGTGGACGATTAAAATTTACATGACCACAGCAAATTACTATTTTTACATTGTCGCCGGACTCAGCCAACTTACGCAAAAATGGAACAGGTACATCTATTACCTTCCGTTAGTTTTACTGTTTGCCGCAGCCATGTATCCTCAAAATTTTGTGGAAATCGACAGGATGGGCCAATTAACCGGTTATTTCGGAGTCGTTGCTTGTGCTTTAATACCGCTGTTGCTGTTAATCTCATCCTTCATTTTCCGCCGAAAAGGAAGCCTCAATGCTTAACTCTCGGTGAACTAAACCAGCACGAGCAGCACCGGCAGCACGACAAACGAAGCCAGCGTCGTCCACACGATGCATCTCGACACCAGCCCGGGCGCGGCGTCAAACCGTTCGGCCAGAACGACGGCGTTCACGGCGACCGGCATCGAAGCCAAGATGAACAGGACGGAAAATAGCGTACCCGTAATGCCCAATACGATTAATGCGATATAAGCGGCAACGGGCGCCGCGGCCAGCCTCACGGCAATGCCGGCCCAAACCGCGGATCGCTTGGCGGGAGCGGCGTCCGATCTTCCGACCTTCACCATCTGCGCGCCCAACACCGTCAGCACAACCGGCGAATAAGCGGCCGCCACCATGGAAACCCCTTGGGTGATCTCCGCCGGGAGCTGCAGGTGCGTCATGCGAAGAAAAAACGCCACGGCCGCGGCATAGATCGCCGGCAGGGCAAACACCGACCGGATCGCGCTTTTTACGGAAAACTGCGAACGGGCGGCAAAATACACGCCAACCGTGTTAACGATGATCATCTGCGTGATGACATAAAGCGAAGCTTTATCGAGCCCGAGCTGACCGAAAGCGAGCAGCACAAGCGGCAAGCCGTAGTTGGCGCTGTTCGTCAGCGCCGATATGAGCGTAAGCCCGGCCGCTTCCGGCGCGTCCAGCTTCAGAAGCCGGCCCCCCGCCTTGGCAAGGCCCCACATCAGCACCAGGTTCAACAAGGAAAACCCGATCGTGCTGAACACATCGCCCGAGGAAATATGCGCGTTCATCAGCGTATCGAAAATGATCGCCGGACTCAGCACATACAAATATAAAGTCAGCAGCGGCTTGGTGTCCAAACCGCGAAAACGCGCCAGCAGCGCGCCGGCAATTACCGGAATCGAAAGCGGAACGATTACATGAAGCAGCGTAGCTAAAACCGTATGTATCATAGTTGCCGGACTCCTCTGCACGCTTGATAGTTTTGTTTTGCCCTATTGTACCCCTGTCCGCAAAAGGCGTCCAAGACCTGAAAACAATATAACTAATAGCTATTCCCTATAACTTTTCCGCGTGTATTAAGCCTGAAAGATTAGATTTGGGAAAATCTGCGGCCACCAAAAAAACAGCTCCACCAGGCAGATTCACCTAAAGGAGCTGTTTTTTTCATATGAATGTTCGTGCACGCAAGCTGCAGGTTCAACCCGCGGCCTTAAAACGAATCGATCCCCATCACATGGTCGAGCGGAATCGGCCCGATGCTGCGGCTGTCGTTGCTGTTGTTCCGGTTGTCGCCCATGACAAACACGTAACCGTCCGGAATGTCCCAGACCTGAGCGGCTCCCGCATTCATTTTTTCCTTAATATAAGGCTCGTCCAGCTGCTCCCCGTTGCGGAATACATGTCCGTCCTTCACCTCAATCGTGTCTCCCGGCAGGCCGATCACTCTTTTGACATAGAAAAAATCCTCCTGTCCTCTGCCGGATAACCAGGTAATCAAGGGATGCTCTTTAATGTCGTCCAAAAGCGTACGGCTGCGGTCGACCCGGCTGTCGAGAATGACGATATCGCCGTATTCCGGCAGCTTCTCCAGCACATGCGCAAACTTCCAGGCATAAATGCGCTGCTTGTCGTTCAGCGTCGGTTCCATTGAATGGCCGTCTACCCGGTAAGGCTGGATCACAAAAATGCCGATAATCATGCTTAACACAAATCCAAGCGCGATCGATCCGCCCCATCCGACAATTTCTTTCAACCATTTCTTCAAACGAAAGACCTCCAGAATAATAACTTTAACTTTTCCATCTATTATAACGGGGAATAGGGACACAAAACAAATTTTCCTAAATATCCCAGGTGGTTTGCGATATCGAAATCAAGCATTCTCCGCCTATATATAGTATACTTTATTATAGGAATTTCTTATAAGAGGGATGATGAAATGGAACTAAGACAACTTCTGTACACGCTGAAAATCGCCGAGGAAAAAAACTTTTCCCGCGCCGCCGACAAGCTGCATATCGCCCAACCTTCCCTCAGCCAGCAGCTGTCCAAGCTGGAGCAGGAGCTTGGCGTCAAGCTGTTTCAGCGCAATACGAGCACGGTGGAGCTGACCTATGCCGGAGCAAGCTTTATTCGGCACGCGCAAAAAATTATGGACGCCGTGGCCCAGCTGCGCCAGGAAATGGACGACATCTCCCAACTGCGGGCCGGCCGCGTCGTCGTGGGCAGCATGCCGATCACCGGCTCCCATCTGCTGCCTTACGTGCTGCCCGCCTTCAAGGATGCGTACCCGGACATCGAAATCACGCTGCTGGAGGATACGTCGCTTAATCTGGAGAAGCTGACGGCCGGCGGCGGCACCGACCTGAGTTTGCTGTCGCTGCCGCTGCAGGAGCCGACGCTCGCATACGAGCCGATCGGCGAAGAGATCATCGACCTGGCCGTGCCGCCGAATCACCGCCTCGCCTCTTCCGGTGAAGCCAGAAGCGGCGTGAAGCTGGAGCAGCTGCAGGACGAACCGTTTATCGTACTGAAAAAAGGCCAGGGCTTCCGCAAGCTGACGGTCGACCTGTGCCGCGGCGCGGGCTTTGAACCGAACGTCGTATTCGAAAGCAACAACATCGAAACAGTGCAATCGCTGGTCGCGGCCGGGATGGGCATCACGCTTGTTCCCCGCTTTATCGCCCGGGCCAAACGCAGCGAGCTGATCCCGGCTTATCTGCCGCTCGCTGAGCCCGTGCCGAGCCGTACGCTGGTCATCGCCTACCGGAAAGGACGTTATTTGTCCAAAGCGGCGGAGGCTTTTATCGACACGTTCAAGGCGACGATGGAGCAACGCGACGCGGCTTATAATTCGTAGCAGCCCGGGCGGCGGTCGGCGAAAACGGGGATACGTCCGCGAACCTCATCCACGAGCGGGAGCTCGACGGCTCCGGTAACGATTTCTTCCCCTTCTCCGCCTTCCGTCACGATTTCGCCCCACGGGTCGATGATCATCGAATGCCCGAAAAAGTCCGATCCGCCCCCGCTGCCTACCCGGTTGCAGGCCACCACGTACATCTGATTTTCGATCGCCCGGGCCATCAGCAGCGTGCGCCAGTGACGGAGCCGGGGATGCGGCCATTCCGCGGGGACGAACAGGATCTTGGCGCCCTGCAGGGCCAGCGTCCGGGCCAGCTCCGGAAACCGGATATCGTAGCAGATTGACGCTCCGGCTTTCGTGCCGTCCAATTCAAAGACGACGTTCCGCTCCCCCGGCGCCAAATATTTCTCCTCCTCCATCAGCCGGAACAGATGAAGTTTGGCATAACGGGCCGTCTCTTTTCCCTCGCGATCAAAAACATACATGGCATTGTAAATTTTCCCGTCCCTCTTCTCGGCAATAGAGCCGCCGACGATATGAATGCGGTGCTTCGCGGCAAACGCCGACAGCCACTCCCGCGTCGCCTTGCCTTCGGTGTCGGCCAATTCGTCAATCCGTTCCAAGGCGTAACCCGTGTTCCACATTTCCGGAAGCACGGCCAGATCGAGGTCCGGATGCTCCCGGACCGCCCGCTCCAACAGTTCCCGCATAGCCCTGCGGTTTTCCTCCGGTTCCCCCAGCTTGATATCGCCCTGAACCAGGGCCACCCGCCATTTTCCTTGCTGTAGCTCCGCCATATTATTCACTCCTTAAGAGCACTATACCAGATATGATAGCTTGCTGCTTCACGGGCGGCAATAAGCCGAAAATTCGGCATATAGAGTCTGACAGAAAACTTCCCTTACCTGCTTCTGCCCACCATTCTTTTGATCGTGTGTCTTCTTCCTTTGATCGATAAAGCCAGTTGGTAGACGTTCTCCGGCAGCGGCGTGCCCGCGTATCCCCCATCTCCGATCGCATGGATGTCCGCGCCTGTCTGCTTCATCATCAAGGCGATCATGGCGATCGTCTGCACATCCGCCCCTTCTACCGAACTGTTCAGAAAGGAAAGGGCCAAAGTGCCCGGTTTGTACGAATGAACGAATTCCACGCAGCTTCTGACATGTTCTACCGTAATGCCGTGTCTCGAACCGGGGGCCGGCAGGGTAATCACGTCGGCGCCGGCATCGATCAGGTCCTTGATGATCTCATTGGAAGGCCTTTCGCTGAGCGGGTCGCCCAACACTTTTTCGATCGTACCGTCCTCCCACTTACCCGCGCAAATTAGCATTTGATCTCCCAGCGTTTCTTTGGCCAGTTTCGTGGCCGCGATAATTCGCTCAAAAGTCGTTCCGGCCGACGGATTGCCGCCAAGCACGATAAAATCGGCGCCGATCTCCAGCGCGCGCAGGAAGTTCTCTTTGGAAGCCACCCTGCCTTCTTTCGCTTCCACATACCGCTCGCCCGCCACTTTCGCTTCAGGGCTAGGGCATTCGAATAAAATGCCAAGCGGGACGCCGGCCCATTCTTTAACCTGGTTTAAGCTGTATGGCTTATCGGCCATTTTTCCGTGTTCCATTTCTCGAAGCCCGATATTGGCCTGCTCGTTCACCATGTCAAAACCGTTGAGCATCACCATATCCGCCCCAAATGCGGCTTGAATCTCGGCGTTCGTCACCCCGTCGACCAATCCCGCATTGATCTTGACCAGATGCTGTCCCATGATGACCCGGCCTTCGGAAGCAAAAATCGCTTCCTTCAGCTCCATGGCATTCATTTTCATGATATCGCTTTTCTTGCATGCTATCAGTCGTTTGGCCACTGTAATCTCCTCCAGATATCGTTATTTATAAGCCATCCGTTTAACACAAATATTGCTGCTCAGGTACCTTCGATCATCGCGATCCGGTCCGCATGGCGTTCGCCCTCGAATTCCGCATCCAGCCACGCCTTTACAATCATTTTCGCCAATTCGCTGCCGACAACACGGGCGCCAAAAGCCAAAATATTCGTATTGTTGTGCTGCTTGGACAACTGGGCCGAATAAGGTTCGCTGCATACGACCGCCCGGATTCCCTTGACTTTATTGGCGGAGATCGAGATGCCTACACCTGTCCCGCAGATGAGAATCCCCGCATCCGCTTGCTTCCCGGCTACCGCTTCGGCAACTAGCTTGCCGTATTTGGGATAATCGGTGGGTTCGGCGGTTTGCGGTCCGTAATCGACGACCTCATGCCCCAGCTCTTCGAGATAGGCCGAGATGACCGACTTTAGCTCCACCGCGACATGATCGCTGCCAATGGCGATTTTCATGCAAAATTCCTCCTTCGCTTTACAGCCTTTAAGCGCCGCTCTTTAATCTGCTGATAATCGATTTATAAGATTCCGGTTTGCCGAACAGGGTCGAACTCCCGAGGACAAAGCCTTCAACGCCATATTCGGACAATTCTTCGATTTTCTCTTCCGAGATCGCCCCGTCAACGACGATCGTAAACGGCAGCCCCTTTTGCCTTTTCAAGGCGTGCAGCGCTTGGATCTTCTCGTCGACATACGGTAAATATTTCTGTCCGGCAGATCCCGGGTTCACCGTCATAACGAGTACATAATCGACCAAGCTGAGCAGCGGGTCCACGGCAGCCAGGGAAGTTCCGGGGTTCAGGGCAATACCGGCTTTGACGCCATGGGCCCGGATGCGATCGATGGTGCGGGCCGGATGTTTGTCCGCCTCGGGATGAAAATAAATGATATCCGCCCCTTTCGCGGAGAACAAATCAATGTAGTCGCCGGGGCTGTCGATCATCAGGTGAACATCGACCATCTTGCCGGTTTGCTTGCGGATCAATTCCAAATCCTGAAGCCCCATGCCGAAGTTGGGAACGAATTTCCCGTCCATGATATCGATGTGGTAAATATCCACATTCGCTGCGTCCAATGCGGCCACTTCGTTTTCCAACGATTTGAAGTTGGCGCACATCATCGAAGGACACAATAGTTTGCCCATAAAAATCACCTTCTTAAGTTGGGTAATCGATTACTCATAGTTCTTGCATTTGTAACACCCTTTCCTTAAAGGAGGTTACAAATGTCTCTTGTAGTCGCAAAAATTAAGTTGTCTTTCTTTCCACCAAATGAACCGGAACGCGTGTGTGCTGCCCATGTTTTACGGCGGAGCCGTTGATCATGTCCAGCAGGTTCGCGTAGGCATGTTTAGCCAGAATCGCCTCATCCTGGTCAATCGTGGTCAGCGGCGGATTGCAGTACTTGGATATCTGGTTGTTGTCGAAACCGACGATTTTCACTTGCTCAGGGATGTTGTAGCCCTTCTCCTGCAGCATAAGCATCGCTCCCAAGGCCAGCCAATCGTTCGTGGCGAAAATGCCGTCAAAAGACAAGTCCGCATCCAGCGCTTTCTGGATGACCTTTCGTGCACCTTCCAGATTATTGCTGTGCTCATCAATATAAACCACATTTTGTTCATGAATCGGAAAACCGTACTGCTTTAACGCTTCCTCGTAACCCTTTAGCCGCTCATTGACGGAAGATAAATTGTTCCTTTTGGTCAAGAGCAGAATGTTTTTGCACCCTTTGCGGATTAATTCCTCCGTAGCAAGCCGTCCGCCTTCAAGATGATTCGATTCGATAAAGGCCACGTTCTTGTTGATTTTGGGCCGGCGGTCAATACAAACGATGGGAACGTTTCTCCGCAAAATATCGGTCAGAATTTCCTCCTGGCCGGAGATGCAAATCAGTCCGTCCACCATCTTCCCTTCAAGCGTTTTCAAATATTCCTTTTCCTTCTCGGCGCTTTTGGCCGTATTGCATATAATCGTGGAATACCCCTCTTCAAAAAAGAGACGCTCGATTTCCTGAACGATCGCGGCAAAAAATTCGTTGCTGATATCGGGAACCAGCAAACCGATCGTCTGGGATTTGTTCATGCGCAAACTTTTGGCCACGAAATTGGTTTCATAATGGTGCTTGTTGATCACATCCATGACCTTCTTCCGCGTCTCGTCGGAAAAACGGCCGTTATCATTGATGACGCGGGAGACCGTGGCCACCGAAACGCCGCTTAGACGGGCGATTTCCTTAATTGAAATGTGGTTGCCCTTTTTCATTGCACATCGTCCCTCACTGATACCGAATTCGAGTAATCGTTTACTCATATTTGATATCAATGTAACACGTTTCTCCTTGGAGTGTCAATGTTTCGGAGAGCAAGGATCTGCTTTATGCTTTATGCCTCCTAACCTGACCCGTCTGCGGGGTAAACGATTACCCAATAGATTAATATTTCTTTGTGATACTCCCCCCCATATGATCGTTCTGCAATCCATAAACGAGTAATCGATTACCCATTTATTTAACTCGTATCTTACCACCACATCTCGGGGCTGTCAAACCATAAATTCGCGGACAAGTTGCGGAAATTTATCCCTGCTTTTATTCCTCCTATACACCTCGAAATTCTCATGATAAATTATAAACATTATCATTTTTGAACCGGACCGGAGTGATCACGATGAAGGAAATCAACGAAACCATCAACCCGTCTTCCATGGCTTTCCCCCTGCCGGTTGCCGATGTCATGCAGGGGCTGCCGACCCAATTTTTCGCGGGCCTTGTGCAGAATGTCAATCAAGAAATCGCGGCGGGCCATGACGTCATTAACTTGGGACAAGGAAATCCCGACCTGCCTACGCCGCCCCATATCGTTCACGCTCTTCAGCAAGCGGCGGAAAACCCGCTTTACCATAAATATTCTCCGTTTAGAGGTTATGAGTTTCTGAAAGAAGCGGTTGCCCGGCGGTACCTGGAGGATTACGGCGTACAGCTTGATCCGGAGCGGGAAGTGGCCATTTTGTTCGGCGGAAAAACCGGACTTGTCCAGCTGCCCCAGGTGCTTTTGAATCCGGGGGACATCTGCCTGGTGCCCGATCCGGGTTACCCGGACTACTGGTCCGGCGTGGCCTTGGCCAAGGCGCGGCTGGCCTTTATGCCATTAACGGAGCAAAATGCGTTTTTGCCCGATTACAAGGCCATTCCGACCTCCGATTTGAAGCAGGCAAAACTGATGTATCTGAATTACCCGAACAATCCGACCGCGGCGACTGCTCCGCTCTCTTTTTATGAAGACACCGTGGAATTCGCAAGCCGCAACCGGATTGTCGTCGCCAGCGATTTCGCCTACGGAGCCATCGGTTACGACGGGCATCGTCCGGCCAGCTTCCTGCAAGCTCCCGGCGCCAAAGAAGTCGGGGTCGAATTCTACACCTTGTCAAAAACGTACAACATGGCCGGCTGGCGGGTCGGCTTTGCGCTGGGCAACGCCGGGATCATCTCGCTGATCAACCTGCTGCAGGATCACATTTATGTCAGCCTGTTCGGCGCGGTTCAGGCGGCGGCCGCGGCGGCGCTGACCGGTTCGCAGGATTGCGTTACGGAACTCGCCCGGCGTTATGAGTCGCGCCGCGATACCTTTTTTCAGGCTTTGGAGCAAATCGGCTGGCATGCCTCCAAACCGCGGGGCTCCTTCTTTAGCTGGCTTCCGGTTCCAAAGGATTTCACCTCCGCCGCGTTTGCCGAACTGCTGCTTCGGGAAGCCAAAGTTGCGGTAGCGCCGGGGATCGGCTTCGGGGAACACGGCGAAGGATACGTCCGCATCGGACTGCTCAGCTGCGAAGACCGCCTGCAGGAAGCCGCACGGCGAATCGGACGGCTCGGCTTGTTTTAAAATAAGTTGGACTAAAGAAGTGGCGGAGCTAGACAAGAGTACTGAATTTTTAAGTGATTAAGGAAATCCGCGGCGGGGGAGTGATCGCAAGAACATTTCCCACGGCCGCCCTAGCGAAAAACATAAGGGGGCCGGCATTGCATCAAATCGGACAAGATACATTTCTAAGCACGAAACTATGCTAACGGTTGCCACAACCGCTATTTGTCCCAAAAACATAGATTACAAATTGTAACGGTTGCCATAGCGCTTATTTCATGGAAACCCTGCTATTTCCGCTTAGCTTCAGGCAAATAACGACGCTCATAACCGTTAGAATTCAGAAAAAGTCTTTTTTCGTAAAATAGCAGCTGCAACAACCGTTAGATTTCCGGCGGGCGGTTGGATCGGTTCGAAAACCTGAGCTTTTGCGGGAATTCTGCATGTATCAGGGCTACAAATTGTCTTGTGCAAGAAGTAAAATGCAAGGGCTAGTGAACATAAGGACAAAGCAGGGCGTTATTTCGGCGATCCCCCCATTTTGAGCGAAATAGAGATACTTTATGCCGCTATTTTCCCCGGCAGCAAGGAAATGTCCGCGTTCTGGGGCCACTCACAGGAAAGTAAGAACAAAAAATGCCGCTAATGGGGATGAAGATGCCTGGCTCCGGACAATAAGTACATAAAATGCCGCTATCTTGCTGGCCCAGCCGATGGTGTTCGTCGTTCGGCAGCTCGTCAGTAACACAAGCTTGAACACAAGCTCCCAGCCAACGGTGTTCGCCCTTCGTTAACTCGTTATCAAGCGCCCAATTTTAGTTTGAGCCCCATTTAGCTTTTTTCTTTGCAAAAAAGAAAGTACGGTGGTATCCTAACAGTAATCGTATTCATATCGGACATCCATACAAACGCATAGACGGGACCAGTACGAAAGACCGCGGCGCTCCAGAGAGTAAATTCCATCGGCTGAGAGAATTTACATGCTTGCCCTTTCCGAATCCTACCCCCGAGCGGCCGGCCCCAAAGCCGGACAGCGCCCCTGTTACCGGGCAATCCGAGTCGGATGAGAAACCTCATCAATAAAGGTGGTACCGCGGAAGTCACACTTTCGTCCTTTGCGTGCAAAGGCGGAAGTTTTTTTATTTTGCGGGAAAATGCGGAAAAGACCGTTTTTGCTTGATTAGCGGCTCTCATGTCCGTTACATCCTGCGGCTCGCGCAACCATCCGTTACCCGCACACACA from Paenibacillus macerans includes:
- the rpe gene encoding ribulose-phosphate 3-epimerase; translation: MGKLLCPSMMCANFKSLENEVAALDAANVDIYHIDIMDGKFVPNFGMGLQDLELIRKQTGKMVDVHLMIDSPGDYIDLFSAKGADIIYFHPEADKHPARTIDRIRAHGVKAGIALNPGTSLAAVDPLLSLVDYVLVMTVNPGSAGQKYLPYVDEKIQALHALKRQKGLPFTIVVDGAISEEKIEELSEYGVEGFVLGSSTLFGKPESYKSIISRLKSGA
- a CDS encoding LacI family DNA-binding transcriptional regulator — its product is MKKGNHISIKEIARLSGVSVATVSRVINDNGRFSDETRKKVMDVINKHHYETNFVAKSLRMNKSQTIGLLVPDISNEFFAAIVQEIERLFFEEGYSTIICNTAKSAEKEKEYLKTLEGKMVDGLICISGQEEILTDILRRNVPIVCIDRRPKINKNVAFIESNHLEGGRLATEELIRKGCKNILLLTKRNNLSSVNERLKGYEEALKQYGFPIHEQNVVYIDEHSNNLEGARKVIQKALDADLSFDGIFATNDWLALGAMLMLQEKGYNIPEQVKIVGFDNNQISKYCNPPLTTIDQDEAILAKHAYANLLDMINGSAVKHGQHTRVPVHLVERKTT
- a CDS encoding aminotransferase class I/II-fold pyridoxal phosphate-dependent enzyme, whose protein sequence is MAFPLPVADVMQGLPTQFFAGLVQNVNQEIAAGHDVINLGQGNPDLPTPPHIVHALQQAAENPLYHKYSPFRGYEFLKEAVARRYLEDYGVQLDPEREVAILFGGKTGLVQLPQVLLNPGDICLVPDPGYPDYWSGVALAKARLAFMPLTEQNAFLPDYKAIPTSDLKQAKLMYLNYPNNPTAATAPLSFYEDTVEFASRNRIVVASDFAYGAIGYDGHRPASFLQAPGAKEVGVEFYTLSKTYNMAGWRVGFALGNAGIISLINLLQDHIYVSLFGAVQAAAAAALTGSQDCVTELARRYESRRDTFFQALEQIGWHASKPRGSFFSWLPVPKDFTSAAFAELLLREAKVAVAPGIGFGEHGEGYVRIGLLSCEDRLQEAARRIGRLGLF